CCAATCGTCAGTTAAGATCTTACATTAAAAATGATGATGGTACGTTTATTATCCCTATTGATCGTGCCATAGAAATTTACACCGCGGAATAATGTAACGTAGGTGTTCAATGCTACGATTTTTTTTAATTTTAATATTTTCTCTGAGTAATTATTTTGCATCATGTTCTTTACTATTTGCGCAAGAGATCAAAGATTCAGTTACTGAATTAGAAAACGTTCAAATTCAAGAAAAGTTGGGGCAAAGCATTGATCTCAACTTAGCTTTTGTTGATCAGGATGGTCAAAAAGTTCTGCTTAAAGATGTTTTTTCAAAAGATAAGCCAACCATTCTTTCTTTGGTTTATTATGAATGCCCAATGCTGTGTACGCTTGTTCTCAATGGTATTACCGAAGTACTTGGAAAGTTAAAATTTAAACCTGGAAAAGATTTTGATCTAGTCAGTGTTAGTATTGATGCAGATGAGACACCTGATCTTGCAAAAACCAAGCAGACACTTTATTTGCAAGAAGCTGAAATTAAAAATGCCCAAGCATGGCCATTTTTAGTAGGGAGTGAGACCAATATTAAGGCTCTAGCGGATTCCGTAGGCTTTAATTTTGAATATGATAAATCCATTGATGAGTTTGCCCATCCCGCTGTGTTTTTTATTATCAGTCCGTCAGGTAAGGTTTCACGTTATTTTTATGGTGTACAACATAAGCCAGCCAATTTGCAGTTGGCTTTGACTGAAGCCAGTGAAGGTAAAGTAGGTTCAGCATTTGATAAGTTTTTACTTTATTGCTATCGCTATGACCCTGATTCTAAGGGCTATGTTTTGATGGCATGGAGAGTGATGCGAATTTCAGCACTAATTTCAGTGATTGCCATTGCATTGTTGTTATTAGGCTTAAAGAGAAGGGAAAAGATTTAAATTTAATGTGGCAATACGTCCAATAAAGCGAATTTGGTTAATATTAAATTAAAATTGATGTATAGGGATAGCAAAAATGAAACAGCATAAAAGACAAGTTTTAAATAGTTTTGTAGGAGTACAATCATGAATGGTCTATTAAAATATATTATGCCTGATGCGGCTTCTAGCTTTGCAACAGATGTAGATCAGCTGATATTTTTTATCTTTTTACTATCTGCGTTTTTCTTTTTTCTTATTGTATTTGTTGGTTTAGCGTTTGTTGTTAAGTTTAAGAGAAAAAAAGAAGATAAGTACACGCTAGCATTAAGTGATAACAAAACGCTAGAATTGGTTTGGACAGTTATACCTTCAATTCTCTTAGTTGTTATTTTTGTGTGGGGTGTTAAAGCCTATTTAAAGCAACAAATCATTCCCCAGCGGGCAATGGAGATTAAAGTAACCGGTCAAAAATGGTTTTGGACTTTTGCATATGACGATGGTTTTGTAAGTACTGGAGAAATGGTGGTTCCGGTTAACAAGCCAGTTAAGATATTATTATCTTCAAAAGATGTTTTACACTCTTTCTTTGTGCCTGCTTTCCGTGTTAAGCAAGATGCTTTGCCCAATAGGTATACAGCGCTTTGGTTTACGCCAACAAAAGTTGGTGAATATCCCATGTATTGTACAGAATATTGTGGAACTGAACATTCATCGATGGTGGCCAATGTTAAGGTGGTAGATCAGGCTGAATATGTTGCTTGGAAAGAAGAGCAAGCAAATGCAGCGGGTGCAGGCATGTCTCCGGTTGAATTAGGTAAAC
This window of the Oligoflexia bacterium genome carries:
- the coxB gene encoding cytochrome c oxidase subunit II; translation: MNGLLKYIMPDAASSFATDVDQLIFFIFLLSAFFFFLIVFVGLAFVVKFKRKKEDKYTLALSDNKTLELVWTVIPSILLVVIFVWGVKAYLKQQIIPQRAMEIKVTGQKWFWTFAYDDGFVSTGEMVVPVNKPVKILLSSKDVLHSFFVPAFRVKQDALPNRYTALWFTPTKVGEYPMYCTEYCGTEHSSMVANVKVVDQAEYVAWKEEQANAAGAGMSPVELGKQIYQKNACFTCHSLDGSNKIGPTWVGIYGTKRKLADGSEVLIDENYIRESILNPMAKVAQGYQPVMPTYQGILNETQIEGVIAYIKELNQE
- a CDS encoding SCO family protein, which produces MLRFFLILIFSLSNYFASCSLLFAQEIKDSVTELENVQIQEKLGQSIDLNLAFVDQDGQKVLLKDVFSKDKPTILSLVYYECPMLCTLVLNGITEVLGKLKFKPGKDFDLVSVSIDADETPDLAKTKQTLYLQEAEIKNAQAWPFLVGSETNIKALADSVGFNFEYDKSIDEFAHPAVFFIISPSGKVSRYFYGVQHKPANLQLALTEASEGKVGSAFDKFLLYCYRYDPDSKGYVLMAWRVMRISALISVIAIALLLLGLKRREKI